The genomic stretch CCAGGGAGGAGCAGTCGTCCACCACCTCGATCTGCATCCGCTCCGGCCCCGGATCCTGCGCGAGGACGCTCTCCAGCGTCCGGGCCAGGTACCGCGCGCAGTTGAACGTGGGGATCATCACGGACCAGAGGGGCCGCGGTGCTCCCTCGGCGAGGGGCGCCACCTCGGCGCGATGAGGATGAATGGACGTCCCGGTCATGGAGCCCTCAGGGAGCGCAGCCAGGCGCCGGCGACGCGGGAGGCGAGCACCGCCGCGCGGGCGGCCGTGCGCGGCGATGCCCGGCAGAGGAGCGCCTCCCGGAGCTGCGCTGCCGCCGCCGCAGGCTGGCCCGCCGCCAGGAGGTTGTTCGCGAGGCCGATCCCCCAGTCCGCGCAGCGCGACAGGATCCTCTTCCGCACCGCGGGTGCCTCTCCGGCGGGAAGGTACGCCTCGTAGATCCCGACCGCCCTGCGCAGGTCCTTCAGGTTCTCGCCGGTACGCAGGGAGCGGCCGGTCAGCGATCCCGGGGCCAGCGTGTGCCGGCGGTAGAGGGCCAGCGGCTCGGGCTCGTACCAGACGGGGTAGTGCGCCGCGATGCGCACCCACATCTCCCAGTCCTCCCCGCAGTACGCCAGGCGGCGGTCGAACCCGCCCAGCTGCTCGTATACGTCGCGGCGCACCACGGCGGCCGGCGTCTGGAACGGCTGCCCTGCCGCAACGTGCAGGAGCCCGTCCGGCATGATCCCGGCCGCGGGCTGCTCGGGGTCCGGCAGCCTCTTCCGCCGGCCCTCGCCGTCGATGAAGACGTGCCTGCAGAACGCGGCGCCGATCACCGGTTGCTCCTCGAACGCCCGCTGCATCGTCGCGTAGAATCCGGGCAGGACGGCATCGTCGCCGTGGAGCAGGTGCACCAGCCGGCCTCGGGCGCGGAGCAGACACGTCTGGAAGTTCCTGACGTGTCCCACGTTGCGCGGCTGGCGATGGAAGCGGATCCGATCCGGTCCCAGCTCGCGGACGGCCTCCGCGGGATCGTCCGCGGTCGAGCAGTCGTCGACGACCTCGATCTGCATCACCTCCGGACCGGGGTCCTGCGCGAGGACGCTCTCCAGTGTGTCGCGCAGGTACACGCCGCAGTTGAACGTCGGCACCATCACGGACCAGAGGGGCCGCGCGACGTCCGCGGCTACCGGGGGCACGTGGCCGCGGTGCCCGCCGGACGGATCCGTGGCGCTGCTGCGGGCGGAGGTGGGCGGGGCGCCGTTCATCACGCCGGCCGGTCGGGGCGGAGCTCGCGCGCGCTGCGGACCGCCCGGTCGATCCTCGCCCGCAGCCGGTGGATGGGCGCGAGCGCCCTCCACACCGGGACGAGGACGGGGTGCCGGTAGGGGAGGAGCTCCCTGCGCACCTTGCGGAGCAACCCCCGGTCGCCGATGCCTGCGTCCTGGAGGAAGACCTCCAGCCACTCGAGGAAGGCCTGCCGCGAGTCGCTCAGCGCCGAGGTGCGCCGCCACCTCCCCCGGGTCAGCTCCTGGTGGCACCAGGAGTCCTCGTGCTGCCGGTACCGGTCCAGGCACTCCCCGTCCACCAGCACGGCCGTCCGCAGGCACAGCTTCAGAAAGAACACCTGGTCCTCGTACATCCCCCCGAAGCCCTCCTCGAAGCCGCCCGCCTGCTCGACCGCGTCCTTCCGCATGACCACGCCGCAGGTGCAGGGCGTGCGCGCGGCCTCCCGCAGGAAGCGGTGGACCAGCTCCGGCGCCTCGAACACCGTCCCCGGCGCGAGTCCGCGGGTGCGCAGGCGGTCCCGTGCCGCGTCCTCCGGGCGCCCCGTCCAGCTGTACCAGTACTCCGTGGCGCCGTACACCATTCCCACCCCGGGACTGGCGTCCAGCAGCGCAACCTGGTGCTCCAGCTTCCGCGGGAGGTAGACGTCGTCGGCGTCCAGCAGCGCCACGTACTCGCCCCGGGCCAGCCGGATCCCCAGGTTGCGCGAGGCGCTCATGCCGCGGTTCGCGTGGCCGGGATGCTCCGCGTACCTCACCCGCTCCGGGAAGCGCGCCGCCCACTCCCGGGCCATCGCCGTGGAGCCGTCGGTGGAGCCGTCGTCCACCAGGACCAGCTCCCAGTCGCGGTACGTCTGCGCGAGCAGGCTCTCCACCGCCTCGTCGAGGAACCGCTCAGCGTTCAGGAAGATCGTGACCACCGAGACGCGCGGGGGCGGAAGGGCGGCTGCGCTCATCGTGCCGCGTCCGCGAGCGGGGTCCAGCGGGAGAGCAGCCGGGCGAAGGCGTCGCCGTCGCAGTCCGGGACGTGGACGCGTGGCAGCCGGAAGGGGTCGGCGGACCGCCGGAGCGGCGCGGCCGAGGTGGTGCACGCGCTGGCGAACCCCGCTTCGCGCACCAGGCGCGCCGTCTCCGGCGTGTACTGGCTCCGCCCCCCGAAGGGGTAGCTGAACGACACGACGGGCTCGTCGATGCAGGCCTCCAGCTCCGCGCGGCTCCCCCGGATCTCCCGCTCCTGGGCGGCGGGGGAGAGGGCGGCCAGCTCCGTGTGCGTGACCGTGTGCGCGCCGACCTCCACCAGGCCCCCCGCGGCCAGGCGGGGCAGCTCGTCCGCGGAGAGGGCCCGGGCCGCCGGATCGGCTATGGGCGAGATCCCCTGCGAGCCGGCGAGCTCCTCCAGGATCGCCTCCCGCTCGGCGCTCCCGATGCGCCGCAGCCGGCGTCCCAGCAGGAGGAAGGCCGCCTCCCGCGGCGTGCGGGGCGGGTCGGACGCGACCCATCGCTCCGGCGCCTCTTCCACGGCCGGGGAGCCCCCCTCCAGCGGGAGCGACAGGCGCTCGCCCTCCAGCTCCAGCTCGACGCTGGCGGGGAGCCGGCCGCGGTGCAGGAGGAGGCCGGCGAGGCGGTCCCACCAGAACCCCTCCCGGCTCCCCACCATCCCGGCCACCACGAACACCGTCGCCGGGACGTCGTGCCGCTCCAGGAGCGGCCGCGCCGCGTGCAGGTTGTCGGCGTACCCGTCGTCGAAGGTCACCACCGCGCCGCGGCGCGGCGCGCCGCCTTCCGCCAGCGCGCCCACCAGCCCGCGCAGTGGGAGCGGCCGCAGGCGCCGCCGGATCACCTCCAGGTGCTCCCCGAAGTGCCGGGGGCTCACGGCGAGCTGCCAGGGATCGGAGTCCGGCTCCGCGACGCGGTGGTACATGAGGATCACCGGCCCGGCGCTCCATCGCACGCGCAGCGCCGCCGCCGCTGCGCGGACGCGGGCCAGCACCGCCGGGGCGGCACTCACCCTTCCGCCGGGGCGGGCGCCTTGCGGGCGCGCACGGTGACCAGGAGCGGGTACTGCGGATCGCGGTGGGCCAGCTCCGACGGCATCAGCTCCTCCGCCGCGAGGCCGTACAGGAAGGCGCTCGCGGCGAGCACGTTCCCGTGGGCCTCCACCTCGACCTCCCCCCCGGGGAATGCATCCTGGAAGAGCCGCCGCGCCGAAGCGGGGGTGAAGGCCCAGTACCAGGTGTCGCCCCATTCTCCCCTGTCGACCTGGCTGATCCCGGGCACCGTAGCCAGCAGGACGCCTCCGGGCGCGAGGGCGCGGTGCAGCGTGCGCGCGGCGGCCCGCACGTCGTAGATCAGGTGCAGCGTCTGCGTCAGCACCACGCAGTCGAATGCGTCCGAGGGGATCCGCTCCCCGCGGCTCAGGTCGTCCACGATGGTGGCCCTGGGGTTCTCCGCCTGGACGTGGAGGACGTCGGTGGACTCCACCCGCTCCCCGCCGAAGCGCCGCGTGTAGGCGTCGTCACCCACCTCCAGCACCCTACCGCGCACGTCGGAGGCGTGCGCCGCGAGGAACGCCTCGATGTAGTGGCGGTCCACCGGCCGGCCGCGGTCGTAGCCGAACGCCCGGCTGACGGGGGTCACCCGGCGCAGGTTCCCGAAGCGCGCCCCGCCCAGCGGACGGAGCCGGCGCCGGAGAGCCAGGCGGAGAGCCGGGCTCCTCCCGTCCAGGAGCGCCCGTCCGGCGCGCCCCGCCCGCTGGCG from Longimicrobiaceae bacterium encodes the following:
- a CDS encoding methyltransferase domain-containing protein, which translates into the protein RQRAGRAGRALLDGRSPALRLALRRRLRPLGGARFGNLRRVTPVSRAFGYDRGRPVDRHYIEAFLAAHASDVRGRVLEVGDDAYTRRFGGERVESTDVLHVQAENPRATIVDDLSRGERIPSDAFDCVVLTQTLHLIYDVRAAARTLHRALAPGGVLLATVPGISQVDRGEWGDTWYWAFTPASARRLFQDAFPGGEVEVEAHGNVLAASAFLYGLAAEELMPSELAHRDPQYPLLVTVRARKAPAPAEG
- a CDS encoding polysaccharide deacetylase family protein translates to MSAAPAVLARVRAAAAALRVRWSAGPVILMYHRVAEPDSDPWQLAVSPRHFGEHLEVIRRRLRPLPLRGLVGALAEGGAPRRGAVVTFDDGYADNLHAARPLLERHDVPATVFVVAGMVGSREGFWWDRLAGLLLHRGRLPASVELELEGERLSLPLEGGSPAVEEAPERWVASDPPRTPREAAFLLLGRRLRRIGSAEREAILEELAGSQGISPIADPAARALSADELPRLAAGGLVEVGAHTVTHTELAALSPAAQEREIRGSRAELEACIDEPVVSFSYPFGGRSQYTPETARLVREAGFASACTTSAAPLRRSADPFRLPRVHVPDCDGDAFARLLSRWTPLADAAR
- a CDS encoding glycosyltransferase; translation: MNGAPPTSARSSATDPSGGHRGHVPPVAADVARPLWSVMVPTFNCGVYLRDTLESVLAQDPGPEVMQIEVVDDCSTADDPAEAVRELGPDRIRFHRQPRNVGHVRNFQTCLLRARGRLVHLLHGDDAVLPGFYATMQRAFEEQPVIGAAFCRHVFIDGEGRRKRLPDPEQPAAGIMPDGLLHVAAGQPFQTPAAVVRRDVYEQLGGFDRRLAYCGEDWEMWVRIAAHYPVWYEPEPLALYRRHTLAPGSLTGRSLRTGENLKDLRRAVGIYEAYLPAGEAPAVRKRILSRCADWGIGLANNLLAAGQPAAAAAQLREALLCRASPRTAARAAVLASRVAGAWLRSLRAP
- a CDS encoding glycosyltransferase family 2 protein, coding for MSAAALPPPRVSVVTIFLNAERFLDEAVESLLAQTYRDWELVLVDDGSTDGSTAMAREWAARFPERVRYAEHPGHANRGMSASRNLGIRLARGEYVALLDADDVYLPRKLEHQVALLDASPGVGMVYGATEYWYSWTGRPEDAARDRLRTRGLAPGTVFEAPELVHRFLREAARTPCTCGVVMRKDAVEQAGGFEEGFGGMYEDQVFFLKLCLRTAVLVDGECLDRYRQHEDSWCHQELTRGRWRRTSALSDSRQAFLEWLEVFLQDAGIGDRGLLRKVRRELLPYRHPVLVPVWRALAPIHRLRARIDRAVRSARELRPDRPA